One Desulfovulcanus ferrireducens genomic window, TTGGTAATTTTGACGGTGTACACTTAGGACATCAGAAGTTAATTGCCAGAGTTCGAGATCGAGCCAGAATTTTGAATATTCCTAGTGTGGTTATTACCTTTGACCCGCATCCTTTACGAGTTCTGGTGGATAAAAAGACTCCACCGTTCATTACACTTACTGAACAGAAATTAGAGCTTATCTCAAAGCTAGGCGTCGATTATGTTTTGTGTTTAAAGTTTACTAAAGAATTGGCGGCCTTAGAGCCAGAAGATTTTGTTTATAAGTATTTAGTTCAGGGGTTAAAAGTCAAAGAATTAATTATAGGCTATGACTATGCGTTTGGAAAAGGTAGAAAAGGAAATTACGAGTTATTAAAAAAATTGGGTGAGAAATTTGGTTTTATCGTAGAGCAACTTCCTCCGGTAATGGTTGATGGAGCTGTTGTCAGTTCCACTCGGATAAGAGATTTAGTTCAAGCAGGGCAAGTGTGGGAAGCTAGAAAGTTATTAGGCCGGTTTTACCGGGTGCAAGGCAGGGTTATATCCGGGCAAAAACGTGGTGGGCCGCTGCTTGGTTTTCCTACCGCAAATATTTGTCTGAAAGATGAATTGTTTCCTAAAACAGGCGTTTATGCTGTTTGGGTGGAGGTTTTAGGTCAGATAAAGCCAGGCGTGGCTAATATTGGCTATAACCCAACTTTTGGCAACGACTACTTGTCTGTTGAGGCACATATTCTTGATTTCAAGCAAAATATTTATAATCAGGATATCAAAGTGCATTTTGTGCAAAGGCTTCGATCCGAAAAGAAGTTTTCCGGATTGGATGCGTTGAAAAAACAAATCCGGGCTGACATTGAATTGGGACGAAAAATTTTAAATACACCAGAGGCACTATTGCATTGATGAAAAAGATTTTTTTCCCACTTATTCGCTTGTGGCAAGAATCGGTCAAGGTTTACCAAATTATAACCAATGCAAGGTGGCTGATTCTAGGGGCACTGACCGGTGTCATATCCGGCATTCTTGCCATTATATTTTTTGCCGGAGTAGAGGGACTAAAGTTTTTACTGGTGCACAAGCTTGCCGGATTTAATTGACCAGCTCCGGCAGGGGAAGAAATTTTTCATGGCCACGCATCTGTCTATAGGCCCTGGTTGATCCCCATTTTTACCACTTTAGTTGGGGTTATTACCGGATATTTAGTGACTAAATTTATTCCGGAAAGTATTCATGGGGGGACAGATGGCACAGATTCCATGATCAAGGCCTTCCATAATCAGGGCGGGGTAATAAAGCCCCTTGTCGCCTTGATTAAGGGCGCAACGTCTATCCTGACTATTGGGGCCGGAGGTAGT contains:
- a CDS encoding bifunctional riboflavin kinase/FAD synthetase, translated to MVVKNINELRDRIDASCATIGNFDGVHLGHQKLIARVRDRARILNIPSVVITFDPHPLRVLVDKKTPPFITLTEQKLELISKLGVDYVLCLKFTKELAALEPEDFVYKYLVQGLKVKELIIGYDYAFGKGRKGNYELLKKLGEKFGFIVEQLPPVMVDGAVVSSTRIRDLVQAGQVWEARKLLGRFYRVQGRVISGQKRGGPLLGFPTANICLKDELFPKTGVYAVWVEVLGQIKPGVANIGYNPTFGNDYLSVEAHILDFKQNIYNQDIKVHFVQRLRSEKKFSGLDALKKQIRADIELGRKILNTPEALLH